Within the Syntrophorhabdaceae bacterium genome, the region CAAGATTGCGATTTTCTCCCCTCGAGCTTTTTTGTCGATCAAATCCTGCAGCTTCTTCTCATGTTCATTCACGAATTTTTCCGGCTGAAAAGGACCGGCTAGATGATTGATCAGATCGATCCCGATCTTCAATTCTTTTTCGGACAGGGTCACATCCGGCAATTCGAGAGAGGACACAGGGATGACTTCATCGGCGTACCGCAGGATGTGCAACCGGAGCATGATCCCGCCCGCCTGCAGGGCCGCTACATAAGCCCGTTTCCTCATGGCAAAGGTGCATATTCCTTGCACACCCATCTCTGTCAAAACGCTCGCCAGCGTGAGATATCGCTTGGAAGGAGGCTCTGGCTCCAGATAATAGACACGGTCGAAGAAAATAGGATCGATGGCGCCCGCCCTCACGAATTCACGTATCTGAATTGTCCGGCTTTCCGCTTTCCCGGTTTGTTCCAGTTCCTCAGGGTCCACGAGTACATATTCCCCATCCTTCAGCTCAAACCCCCGGATCTCTTCTTCCGGCGGAACAGGAACCTTTTCGTACATGCAAACCATCTGCTGTTTGAGTCTCACGTGATCGCGCCGGTGAAGAAGATGAAACTGGATTCGCTCCTCCTTCACCGCCATATGAAGCTTTACCGGTACATCGAGGCCCCCCAATCGAATCAATCCTTTCCAGAGCGTCTTTCCCATGTCGTAGCAATCTCCTTTTTTCAAGTTGCTTTACAGGTTTTCTCAGACAGGACGGGTCTTTCACCCCTTTATCGTCTACCTGTTTGCGCCCCGGACAGTGGTAAAGCCTAAAGGTCCGATGCGTAAGTTTGTAAGAGACACGATCTCATGCTACTTTGCCGGCGCGCCCAGGGCCTGCAGGATTTCACGCATATGATCAACGTGGAATTGAACGTGATAGCCACCCACACCGGCCAAAAACGCGCCTAACGTGGGATATTCCCCCAGGGGAGATTCTTTGAGCGCAGGGATATGGGCTTTTCGGTCGAGTTGCTCCGGGGACAAGCCTTCGGCAAATCTGGCAATGTCCTCATACTCCCTTTCAACTTCCGACAGGATCTGTGCGAAGGTCATTTTGGCACGCTTCTCTGAGAAAAACGGGTTTGCCGTATGCATTGTGATCGTTGGAGTCTCTGCGGTGAGGAAGGCCTGGAAAATAGCCAGTCGACCCGTGCCCTCCGGTCCCAAGAGGTGGGAAAGGATTTCTTTGGGTGACCACCGCTCGACGGGCGCTCGAGAGGCCATGTTCTCGTCGACCCCGGCGCACACCTTCTTCAGGTCTTCTATCTTTAGACGGATGCTTTGAGCGAGCTCGATACCTGTCGAAGTAGCCATGATTTGTCCCTCCTTACATCTTATTTCGTCATGCGTCCCTTCGCATGTTTAAGCATAAGCACTGAGAGTATTCTGTGGAAAGTACCCAGGCGAGGGTAATTCCCCTCACGCAACGGCTGGCTGTGATTTCTACGGCTGTATGGGTTATTGCCTATCTACCGAATAGGACTTATGTTTCAAGAAGGGCCTATCGGGCTTATGAATGCTCGCACCACGGCGACTCAAACGTGGCGATCATAATCTGCGCGACATCGGCCCATGTGTGTGGAGGGTGGAGATGGTAAGAGACAGGAAGATAAAAAAGGTTATGAGAAGCAAGCCCACGATCGAAGGGGCGGGGGTCCATCTGAGAAGGGCCTTCGGTGCCGGTGAGGTGCCCATGTTTGACCCCTTTCTGCTTCTTGACGACTTTCGTAACAATGATCCGCAGCATTATCTCAAAGGTTTTCCCTGGCATCCCCACCGCGGAATTGAGACTATCACCTACGTGCTAAAGGGCAACGTGGAACACGGGGACAGCATGGGAAACAAAGGGGCCATCGGGAGCGGAGACGTCCAGTGGATGACGGCTGGTAGCGGCATCATCCATCAGGAAATGCCCAAAGGGGACGAATCCGGCAGGATGGGTGGCTTTCAGCTTTGGGCCAATCTGCCCGCGTCCCACAAGATGATGGGCCCTCGTTATCGGGGGCTCGTGACAAGCCAGATACCGGAGATATCTGTGGGAAAAGGCGTGAGGATCCGGGTAATCTCCGGGAAGGTGGGCACCACACGAGGACCGGTTACCGATATTGTCACGGACCCGGAATATCTCGACGTGACAATCCCCGCTCATTCTGAGTTTACCCATCCCACCAAGCAGGGCCACACCGTATTCGCTTATGTGATACAGGGAGAGGCTATGTTTTGCCGCGAAAAAGACCCGTTCACTTACGAGATGGAAGGGGCAAACTACTTCGACATGGAAAGAAGGCCCTTGATCGGCGATGCAGGTCTCGTGCTTTGCGACCGAGGCGAGCAGGTGACGGTCTCCACCGAAGAGCGGAGTGTGCGTTTCCTCCTCATATCGGGAAAACCCATAGGCGAGCCTGTAGCCTGGTACGGGCCCATAGTGATGAACACACAGGATGAATTGGAGATGGCCTTCGACGAATATCGGAAGGGCACATTCATCAAGTAGGGTTCATGAAGGACCTCATTTCGGAGAGATAGGATCAACGTAGCGGAAAACTTGCACCTACAACCCCCTCTGACCGCCGGTTTCGCGCCAAGGAAAGGCACCCTTTGCAGTCTTCACAACGAAGTAGTAACATACTAGTTGAAAGCATTGTTCGGTAGGTAATCTCCCCCGCAAAGAAAGAGGAGATTCATGGGCAGCCTCAAAGACATGTTGAATCCTCGGTCGGTGGCCCTTATAGGTGCGACCGAAAAAGAGAAGTCCATCGGTAGGTCGGTGTTGACCAACCTTCTTCGGGTTAAGGACCGTCCGCTGTATCCCGTAAATCCCAAAAGAAGAACCATTCTGGGGATTCCGTGTTTTCCATCTATCGCGGAGGTACCCTCCCAAGTCAGCCTCGCTGTCATCGCTGCACCCGCGTTAGCGGTCCCTGCTATCATTGAAGAGTGTGGAAAAACAGGCGTGGCGGGCGCTATTATCTTATCCTCAGGCTTTAGAGGGACAGATCCACAGGGAAAGATGCTGGAACGGCAAATCATTGAAGTGCGCAAAAAGTACGGAATAAGGGTTATTGGTCCTAACTGTCTGGGGGTGATCCTTCCTTCCATCGGTCTCAACGCTACCTTCCTTAGCACCGATCCGAAGCGCGGCAATATAGCCCTTATATCGCCGGCCTTGGGCGACGCCATACTCGACTGGGGCGGCACCATGGGCGTGGGTTTTAGCATGTTTGCATCCCTCGGTTCCATGATAGACGTTGGATACGGTGATCTCATAGACTTTCTCAACTATGACTACGAAACTAGAAGTATCATGATTTACATGGAGAGCGTGGGCGATGCAAGACGGTTCATCAGCGCGGCCCGAGCTTTCTCTTTGAATAAGCCTATCATCGCGCTCAAGCCAGGCCGGTCCGAGATCGGCGCCCGCGTAGCCGCGGAGCGCACAGGACGGCAGATAGGAGAAGACCATGTATACGACATGGTTTTCAAAAGAGTTGGTGTGGTGAGGGTTTCTGAGATGTCGGACCTCTTCAACATGGCGAAGGTGCTCGATTCGCGCCGACTGCCCACAGGCCGGAGACTGGCCATCGTGACAGATGCCGGTGACGTTGGGATTATAGCAACCGATACGTTAACCGGGCTTGGAGGAAAGCTCGCGATGATATCTGCCGGCAAAACGGACGAACCCGATCTTTATCTGCCCGAGCGATGGGGCAGAGATAACCCGATCGAAATCATGAGTGACTCAGTGACCGGTCGTTATATAGGCACTGTCAAGGCCTGCCTCAGTGATGAGGGAGTGGACGGCGTTCTTGTGATCTATACACCGCGGGCTGCCGTTGATGCTATGGGGCTTGCCCAGGCTCTTATAGAAATATCTCGGAAGGCCGTGAAGCCAATCATTGTAACCTGGATAGGAGGCGACCGCGCCGCCGAGGGCCGCCGCATACTTCTGCAGAATAATGTACCCGCCTACGCAACACCTGAAGAGGCGGTGAAGACCTACCTCTATATGTACGGGTATCGGAGAAACATCAATCTCCTATACGAGACGCCCGTCGAGGTGGATCATGCCGGGGCCCCGCTTAAGAATTACCTGAAGAAGGCGGTACGCGACACCATTATAAAGCGAAGACGGATTCTTGGTACGGCCCACTCGCTCGACCTCTTGAAAAATTATCAAATCCGGACCGTGAACACGACTGTCGTGTCAGATGGCCAAGAGATTCTGAAGAAAGCCCAAGAATTTGGGTTTCCTGTATTGTTCGGGATGCGCGACCTTCGGGGAAACGGAGATGAGGTACCGGCTCTTCTCACGTCTGAAGATCAGGTGAGCAAGACCTGGTTGGAGACGCTCAATAGGTTTGATCGGGATGGATCCTTGGACAGAGAACATGCAGAAATGGTCCTTTGGAAAAAAGCGGTCCCGGAAGGCTATTGGCTGAAAGTGGAATCGAGACGGGACCCCGAGTTCCGCACGATATTGGTCTTGAGTGAAAAAGCAGGAGGAGCTTTCAACGTGTCGATGGGTCTGCCACCGCTCAACCGGACTCTTGCCAAACGTCTGTTGGAAGAGACAAAGGTTTATGCCATTCTGAGTGATGCTGGTGGCGGACAGGGGATACCCACGAACCTTGAAGATATATTGATCAGTTTTTCAAACGTCGTGATTGATTTCGCCGAAATAGATAGCTTAGCACTTGTCTTGTCCGTTTCTCCGTCAGATGTACTTGCCCAGGAAGTGAAGGTTCTTCTTGCCAGTGACTATGATGATTCTTCTTCGTATCCTCATCTCGTAATAACCCCTTACCCATCCCGGTACGTGACCACATGGAACCTGCCTAGCGGAACCGAGGTTCTTTTGAGACCAGTGCGGCCAGAAGACGAACCAATGAGCCGAGAGATGTTCGCCACCCTGTCGAAGCAAACGCTGCGGGACAGGTTTTTTAGTCCTCCGGAAATAACCCACCACCTCCTCATACGATCTTGTAATATTGACTATGATCGCGAGATAGCCATTCTCGCAGAGATCAGCCATGAAGGAAAACGCAAAATGATCGGCGGAGCGAGGCTCGTCATGGAGCCCGACTCAGGAAAGGCTGAGTTCGCCGTTCTTGTGCATGACGATTACCAGCGGATGGGATTAGGGGCAAAATTGATCGACATTCTCATCGGCATAGGCCAGGACAAGCAGCTGGACGAGATTTATGGTTCCGTGTTGAGCGGAAATGAGAAGATGCTTGGCCTATGCAAGAAATTTGGGTTCAGCGTGAAGTTTGCCTCTTACGGCGTCTCGAAAGTCAGCCTGCCTCTCAAAGGCCGGACAAGGTACCTGTCCTGAAAAGGATATCTTCTCTAAAAAGGTATCCGCTTTCATGATATTTGCTTGACTTTTGAGAACATTAGTTGTATATTACAACTAATGAAGGACCGATCAAAAACATATTCCCTCGATGACTCCATTGCCCATCTTTGCGCCCGCTTCTATCGCGCCATGTGGAAGCATATGAATCGCGAGTTGTCTGAACAAGAACTGGAGATAACGGTTGAACAGTGGCCAATTCTCATCCATCTCTGGGATAAGAATGGTCAGTCTCAAAAGGACCTGGCCCGAAAACTCTTCAAAGATAAGACCACCATAGCAAGGTTGACGGCACCTTTAGAAGCGTTGGGAATGATTGAGAGAGAACCTAATCAGGAAGATGCGCGGGAAAAAAGCATCTTTCTCACGCGGAAAGGAAACGAGATCATGGCGAGGGCGACAGTCATGGTCCAGAAGATCGACAGGCGTGCCGAAGAGGGAATTGATGAAAAGGACCTGGCGATTTGCAAAAGTGTTCTTCGTTCGGTTCACAAGAATCTTGCCTTGTGAGGTCGTTTTATGGAACCGGTTGTATAGGGCACGTCTGATATACCGAGGCGAGAAGTAGGGAAAATCGGGTGCTTTCCCGGGAGAGAACGCAAGAAGAGAACAATAATTAAGGAGTGAGCCATGTCAAGCAGCACGACCATCAAATATCCTTCACAGTACGAAAGCCAAGTGATTCTAAAGGATGGATCGGCTATTCTTTTCAGACCGATCAAGAAAGAAGACGCGGAAAACTGGCTTCTATTTTTCGACAGATTAAGCGACAGAGCAAAGTATCTTCGATTACACGGACCGGCGAGACGCATGGGTTCCGAAGATGCGCTCCGGTTTTGCACCGTTGACTATGTGGATAGCTTTGCTTTTGTCGCGGAAGCGATAGAGGAAGGTGAGAGGAAGATTGTAGCTGTGGGCCGCTATAGTCGCACGCCGTCAGAGACCACCGCAGAGGTAAGCTTTATCATAGACGATGTGTATCAGGAAAAGGGTATCGGTACAAAGCTCATAGAATGGCTGGCAATAGTGGCCAGGAAGAATGGTATCGATACGTTTGAGGCATTTGTGTTGCCCGAAAACACTATCATGATGTCCGTGTTTAAGGGTTACGGGTTCCACATGAAAAAGAAGAACATAGGCGAAGTGGACCATGTGAGCTTCCCGCTGACCAAGACACCTGAGGTAATGAAGAAGAAAGAGGAGAGGGCACTTCTCGCCACGATTAACTCTCTTCGGCATATACTCAGCCCCAGATCGGTTGCAGTCATAGGTGCTTCAAACAGGGCAGGATCCATCGGCCAGCTGGTTTTTCAGTCGATGATAAGCAGCGGATTTTCCGGAGTGGTCTATCCGGTCACGCCGACGTCCAACTCGGTTATGGCGGTGAAGACCTATCCCTCGGTGTCCTATATCCC harbors:
- a CDS encoding Ku protein, whose protein sequence is MGKTLWKGLIRLGGLDVPVKLHMAVKEERIQFHLLHRRDHVRLKQQMVCMYEKVPVPPEEEIRGFELKDGEYVLVDPEELEQTGKAESRTIQIREFVRAGAIDPIFFDRVYYLEPEPPSKRYLTLASVLTEMGVQGICTFAMRKRAYVAALQAGGIMLRLHILRYADEVIPVSSLELPDVTLSEKELKIGIDLINHLAGPFQPEKFVNEHEKKLQDLIDKKARGEKIAILRPKRVRPTPSDKLLETLEASLKRVA
- a CDS encoding pirin family protein; its protein translation is MVRDRKIKKVMRSKPTIEGAGVHLRRAFGAGEVPMFDPFLLLDDFRNNDPQHYLKGFPWHPHRGIETITYVLKGNVEHGDSMGNKGAIGSGDVQWMTAGSGIIHQEMPKGDESGRMGGFQLWANLPASHKMMGPRYRGLVTSQIPEISVGKGVRIRVISGKVGTTRGPVTDIVTDPEYLDVTIPAHSEFTHPTKQGHTVFAYVIQGEAMFCREKDPFTYEMEGANYFDMERRPLIGDAGLVLCDRGEQVTVSTEERSVRFLLISGKPIGEPVAWYGPIVMNTQDELEMAFDEYRKGTFIK
- a CDS encoding GNAT family N-acetyltransferase, which produces MGSLKDMLNPRSVALIGATEKEKSIGRSVLTNLLRVKDRPLYPVNPKRRTILGIPCFPSIAEVPSQVSLAVIAAPALAVPAIIEECGKTGVAGAIILSSGFRGTDPQGKMLERQIIEVRKKYGIRVIGPNCLGVILPSIGLNATFLSTDPKRGNIALISPALGDAILDWGGTMGVGFSMFASLGSMIDVGYGDLIDFLNYDYETRSIMIYMESVGDARRFISAARAFSLNKPIIALKPGRSEIGARVAAERTGRQIGEDHVYDMVFKRVGVVRVSEMSDLFNMAKVLDSRRLPTGRRLAIVTDAGDVGIIATDTLTGLGGKLAMISAGKTDEPDLYLPERWGRDNPIEIMSDSVTGRYIGTVKACLSDEGVDGVLVIYTPRAAVDAMGLAQALIEISRKAVKPIIVTWIGGDRAAEGRRILLQNNVPAYATPEEAVKTYLYMYGYRRNINLLYETPVEVDHAGAPLKNYLKKAVRDTIIKRRRILGTAHSLDLLKNYQIRTVNTTVVSDGQEILKKAQEFGFPVLFGMRDLRGNGDEVPALLTSEDQVSKTWLETLNRFDRDGSLDREHAEMVLWKKAVPEGYWLKVESRRDPEFRTILVLSEKAGGAFNVSMGLPPLNRTLAKRLLEETKVYAILSDAGGGQGIPTNLEDILISFSNVVIDFAEIDSLALVLSVSPSDVLAQEVKVLLASDYDDSSSYPHLVITPYPSRYVTTWNLPSGTEVLLRPVRPEDEPMSREMFATLSKQTLRDRFFSPPEITHHLLIRSCNIDYDREIAILAEISHEGKRKMIGGARLVMEPDSGKAEFAVLVHDDYQRMGLGAKLIDILIGIGQDKQLDEIYGSVLSGNEKMLGLCKKFGFSVKFASYGVSKVSLPLKGRTRYLS
- a CDS encoding MarR family transcriptional regulator — encoded protein: MNRELSEQELEITVEQWPILIHLWDKNGQSQKDLARKLFKDKTTIARLTAPLEALGMIEREPNQEDAREKSIFLTRKGNEIMARATVMVQKIDRRAEEGIDEKDLAICKSVLRSVHKNLAL